The Argopecten irradians isolate NY chromosome 4, Ai_NY, whole genome shotgun sequence genome has a window encoding:
- the LOC138321718 gene encoding fibropellin-3-like isoform X2: protein MREVALFLSATAILLSQWSLSFHVVSAGYASTWDFCRCSWVTWEAWSDCDSTCFGQRVRTRKVRLYTGSSYPGCDEFTDCASGDMGSDYTGCNEICHNGGSSTGTGCNCVTGYYGSCCPYQITCGQPGTLDNGHVTGSVYTYAASVGYSCNTHFTLVEGSQTRMCQLNGLWSGTKPRCAFSNTCSSNPCANGGTCTNGIEMFTCSCLPGWSGVTCAEDIQPPVISGCVSNIAVNATTPLQFVNWTAPSFSDPMGNEIQVSSNYPTPEYEFPWGDFVIQYTAVKPSNAMTAECTVHVEVRPTPCEDLPVPENGAVVCNDWRTDYGRYCQVVCHPGYSLPVSVNPDQWYVCGASGNWAPVTQGSLTCRSYSFTNSNTPSMNNCSDTEFISSAKTNFISNIKSSAFSEVCNDYLDLCNSNNANVMC, encoded by the exons ATGAGAGAG GTAGCATTATTCTTAAGTGCCACTGCGATCCTGCTGTCACAATGGTCACTATCCTTCCATGTAGTGTCCGCAGGTTACGCTTCCACGTGGGATTTCTGTCGCTGTTCTTGGGTCACGTGGGAGGCGTGGTCGGATTGTGACAGTACCTGTTTTGGACAGAGAGTACGCACGAGAAAGGTGCGGTTGTACACCGGAAGTAGCTATCCGGGTTGTGACGAATTTACCGACTGCGCGTCAGGTGATATGGGTTCTGATTACACTGGATGTAACGAAATATGTCACAATGGCGGAAGTAGCACCGGAACCGGATGTAACTGTGTGACTGGTTATTATGGAAGTTGCTGCCCATACC AAATAACCTGTGGTCAACCTGGGACTTTAGATAATGGTCATGTGACCGGAAGTGTGTATACCTACGCAGCATCAGTGGGATACTCGTGCAACACGCACTTTACTCTAGTGGAAGGATCCCAGACTAGGATGTGTCAGTTGAACGGGTTATGGAGCGGCACTAAGCCGAGATGTGCAT TCTCCAACACGTGCTCAAGTAACCCGTGCGCTAATGGTGGCACGTGCACGAATGGAATTGAGATGTTTACCTGCAGTTGTCTGCCTGGCTGGAGTGGTGTCACATGTGCAGAAG ATATCCAGCCCCCGGTTATCTCAGGGTGTGTCTCTAACATCGCTGTCAATGCCACTACCCCTCTCCAGTTCGTTAATTGGACAGCTCCATCCTTCTCGGATCCAATGGGAAACGAGATCCAAGTCTCCTCCAATTACCCGACTCCAGAATACGAGTTCCCATGGGgtgattttgttattcaatacACTGCAGTAAAACCATCAAATGCCATGACAGCGGAGTGTACTGTACATGTTGAAGTGAGGC CGACCCCTTGTGAAGACCTACCTGTACCAGAGAACGGGGCTGTCGTATGTAACGACTGGAGGACAGATTATGGCCGCTACTGTCAGGTCGTCTGCCACCCGGGCTACTCACTTCCGGTCTCTGTCAATCCTGATCAGTGGTACGTCTGTGGGGCGTCAGGAAACTGGGCACCGGTCACCCAGGGGTCACTCACTTGTAGAT ccTACTCTTTTACCAATTCGAACACACCAAGTATGAACAACTGTTCTGATACGGAATTTATTTCGTCTGCCAAAACAAACTTCATCTCCAACATAAAATCATCGGCCTTCAGTGAAGTGTGTAACGACTATTTAGACCTGTGTAACTCTAACAATGCTAACGTCATGTGTTAA
- the LOC138321718 gene encoding fibropellin-3-like isoform X1 has product MREVNVALFLSATAILLSQWSLSFHVVSAGYASTWDFCRCSWVTWEAWSDCDSTCFGQRVRTRKVRLYTGSSYPGCDEFTDCASGDMGSDYTGCNEICHNGGSSTGTGCNCVTGYYGSCCPYQITCGQPGTLDNGHVTGSVYTYAASVGYSCNTHFTLVEGSQTRMCQLNGLWSGTKPRCAFSNTCSSNPCANGGTCTNGIEMFTCSCLPGWSGVTCAEDIQPPVISGCVSNIAVNATTPLQFVNWTAPSFSDPMGNEIQVSSNYPTPEYEFPWGDFVIQYTAVKPSNAMTAECTVHVEVRPTPCEDLPVPENGAVVCNDWRTDYGRYCQVVCHPGYSLPVSVNPDQWYVCGASGNWAPVTQGSLTCRSYSFTNSNTPSMNNCSDTEFISSAKTNFISNIKSSAFSEVCNDYLDLCNSNNANVMC; this is encoded by the exons ATGAGAGAGGTAAAC GTAGCATTATTCTTAAGTGCCACTGCGATCCTGCTGTCACAATGGTCACTATCCTTCCATGTAGTGTCCGCAGGTTACGCTTCCACGTGGGATTTCTGTCGCTGTTCTTGGGTCACGTGGGAGGCGTGGTCGGATTGTGACAGTACCTGTTTTGGACAGAGAGTACGCACGAGAAAGGTGCGGTTGTACACCGGAAGTAGCTATCCGGGTTGTGACGAATTTACCGACTGCGCGTCAGGTGATATGGGTTCTGATTACACTGGATGTAACGAAATATGTCACAATGGCGGAAGTAGCACCGGAACCGGATGTAACTGTGTGACTGGTTATTATGGAAGTTGCTGCCCATACC AAATAACCTGTGGTCAACCTGGGACTTTAGATAATGGTCATGTGACCGGAAGTGTGTATACCTACGCAGCATCAGTGGGATACTCGTGCAACACGCACTTTACTCTAGTGGAAGGATCCCAGACTAGGATGTGTCAGTTGAACGGGTTATGGAGCGGCACTAAGCCGAGATGTGCAT TCTCCAACACGTGCTCAAGTAACCCGTGCGCTAATGGTGGCACGTGCACGAATGGAATTGAGATGTTTACCTGCAGTTGTCTGCCTGGCTGGAGTGGTGTCACATGTGCAGAAG ATATCCAGCCCCCGGTTATCTCAGGGTGTGTCTCTAACATCGCTGTCAATGCCACTACCCCTCTCCAGTTCGTTAATTGGACAGCTCCATCCTTCTCGGATCCAATGGGAAACGAGATCCAAGTCTCCTCCAATTACCCGACTCCAGAATACGAGTTCCCATGGGgtgattttgttattcaatacACTGCAGTAAAACCATCAAATGCCATGACAGCGGAGTGTACTGTACATGTTGAAGTGAGGC CGACCCCTTGTGAAGACCTACCTGTACCAGAGAACGGGGCTGTCGTATGTAACGACTGGAGGACAGATTATGGCCGCTACTGTCAGGTCGTCTGCCACCCGGGCTACTCACTTCCGGTCTCTGTCAATCCTGATCAGTGGTACGTCTGTGGGGCGTCAGGAAACTGGGCACCGGTCACCCAGGGGTCACTCACTTGTAGAT ccTACTCTTTTACCAATTCGAACACACCAAGTATGAACAACTGTTCTGATACGGAATTTATTTCGTCTGCCAAAACAAACTTCATCTCCAACATAAAATCATCGGCCTTCAGTGAAGTGTGTAACGACTATTTAGACCTGTGTAACTCTAACAATGCTAACGTCATGTGTTAA
- the LOC138321719 gene encoding fibropellin-3-like, translating to MREINVALFLSVTVILLSQWLLPFHVVSAGFAPIWDFCACYWGGWEAWSDCDSTCFGRRVRSRKMLYRGGGVYLACDCASYDMDFRYSGCNEVCHNGGSSTGSNCSCVAGYYGSCCSYQINCSHPGTLDNGHVTGSVYTYAASVGYSCNTHYTLVDGSQTRTCQLNGLWSGTKPRCAFINTCSSNPCANGGTCTNGIEMFTCSCLPGWSGVTCAEDIQPPVISGCVSNITVNATTPLRFVNWTAPSFSDPMGNDIQVSSNYPTPEYEFPWGDFVIQYTAVKQSNAMTAECTVHVQVRPTPCEDLPVPENGAVVCNDWRTD from the exons ATGAGAGAGATAAat GTAGCGTTGTTCCTCAGTGTCACCGTGATCCTGTTATCACAATGGCTACTGCCGTTCCATGTAGTATCCGCAGGTTTCGCACCCATATGGGATTTCTGTGCCTGTTATTGGGGCGGTTGGGAGGCTTGGTCAGATTGTGATAGTACATGTTTTGGCCGTAGAGTACGGAGTAGGAAAATGCTGTATCGCGGCGGTGGTGTATATCTCGCTTGCGACTGCGCATCATATGATATGGATTTCAGATACTCCGGATGTAACGAAGTCTGTCACAATGGCGGCAGCAGCACAGGAAGTAATTGCAGCTGTGTAGCGGGTTACTATGGAAGTTGCTGCTCTTACC AAATAAACTGTAGTCATCCTGGGACTCTAGACAATGGTCACGTGACCGGAAGTGTGTATACCTACGCAGCATCAGTGGGATACTCGTGCAACACGCACTATACTCTGGTGGATGGGTCCCAGACCAGGACGTGTCAGCTGAACGGGCTATGGAGTGGCACTAAGCCGAGATGTGCAT TCATCAACACGTGCTCAAGTAACCCGTGCGCTAATGGTGGCACGTGCACGAATGGAATTGAGATGTTTACCTGCAGCTGTTTGCCTGGCTGGAGTGGTGTCACATGTGCAGAAG ATATCCAGCCCCCGGTTATCTCAGGGtgtgtctctaacatcactgtCAATGCCACTACCCCTCTCCGGTTCGTTAATTGGACTGCTCCATCCTTCTCGGATCCAATGGGAAACGATATTCAAGTCTCCTCCAATTACCCGACTCCGGAATACGAGTTCCCATGGGgtgattttgttattcaatacACTGCAGTAAAACAATCGAACGCCATGACAGCGGAGTGTACTGTACATGTTCAAGTGAGGC CGACCCCTTGTGAGGACCTACCTGTACCAGAGAACGGGGCTGTCGTATGTAACGACTGGAGGACAGATTAA